In Bacillus sp. DX3.1, the following proteins share a genomic window:
- the pdxK gene encoding pyridoxine/pyridoxal/pyridoxamine kinase: MTLNKALTIAGSDTSGGAGIQADLKTFQELGVYGMTSLTTIVTMDPHNGWAHNVFPIPASTLKPQLETTIEGVGVDALKTGMLGSVEIIELVAETIEKHNLQNVVVDPVMVCKGADEALHPETNDCLRDVLVPKALVVTPNLFEAYQLSGVKINSLEDMKQAAEKIHALGAKYVLIKGGSKLGTETAIDVLYDGKTFDILESEKIDTTNTHGAGCTYSAAIAAELAKGKPVKEAVKIAKDFITAAIRHSFKLNEYIGPTHHGAYRKFAARKELV, encoded by the coding sequence ATGACATTAAATAAAGCACTTACAATCGCTGGATCTGATACAAGTGGCGGTGCTGGTATACAAGCAGATTTAAAAACATTCCAAGAGCTTGGCGTATACGGAATGACGTCTCTTACAACAATCGTAACGATGGACCCACATAATGGCTGGGCACATAACGTATTCCCAATTCCAGCTTCTACACTAAAACCACAATTAGAAACAACAATTGAAGGTGTTGGTGTTGATGCTTTAAAAACAGGTATGCTTGGATCTGTTGAAATCATTGAGCTTGTTGCTGAAACGATCGAAAAGCATAATCTACAAAATGTAGTAGTAGACCCAGTTATGGTATGTAAAGGAGCAGACGAAGCACTGCATCCTGAAACAAACGATTGCTTACGCGACGTACTTGTTCCAAAAGCATTAGTTGTAACACCAAACTTATTTGAAGCATATCAACTGAGCGGTGTGAAAATTAACTCTCTTGAGGATATGAAACAAGCGGCTGAAAAAATCCACGCTTTAGGTGCAAAATATGTATTAATTAAAGGTGGTAGCAAACTAGGTACAGAAACAGCAATCGATGTATTATACGATGGAAAAACATTTGATATTTTAGAATCAGAAAAAATCGATACAACAAATACACACGGTGCAGGCTGTACATACTCTGCAGCAATTGCAGCAGAGCTTGCAAAAGGAAAACCTGTAAAAGAAGCTGTAAAAATTGCAAAAGATTTTATCACAGCAGCAATTCGTCATTCTTTCAAATTAAACGAATATATTGGACCAACACATCACGGTGCCTATCGTAAATTTGCTGCCAGAAAAGAGCTTGTATAA
- a CDS encoding YbdD/YjiX family protein, protein MLKTLGNMWRTRKQFISLLVGVPSYETYVTHMKKHHPDESILCQKQFFSEAQEARFNAKGGKISRCC, encoded by the coding sequence ATGCTTAAAACATTGGGGAATATGTGGAGGACACGAAAGCAGTTTATTAGTTTACTTGTTGGTGTTCCAAGCTATGAAACGTATGTTACTCATATGAAAAAACATCATCCGGATGAATCAATTTTATGTCAAAAACAGTTTTTTTCGGAAGCACAAGAGGCACGTTTTAATGCGAAAGGTGGCAAAATATCAAGGTGTTGTTGA
- a CDS encoding carbon starvation CstA family protein, translating to MKAFKSILLWGLIAALGAVGFGVIALSQGETINAVWLLVAAVSVYAIAYRFYSRFIVRKVFELDNNRKTPAETLNDGKDYVPTNKWVLFGHHFAAIAGAGPLVGPILAAQMGYLPGTLWIIVGVVVAGAVQDFVILFASMRRNGKSLGEMIKEEIGPVTGFIAMIGILGIMIILLAVLALVVVKALVGSPWGMFTIAATIPIAILMGVYMRYIRPGRVGEGSVIGIILLLLSLVGGQYVAENPALASMFTFKGETIAIMLIVYGFIASALPVWMLLAPRDYLSTFLKVGTIVGLAVGILIVAPDLQMPAVSKFIDGTGPVFSGNLFPFLFITIACGAVSGFHALVSSGTTPKMIESEGHAQPIGYGAMLMESFVAAMAMIAACVLTPGTYFAINSPPALIGTDVAQAAQVISSWGFAITPNELKELAVNVGEQTILSRTGGAPTLAIGMAYIFSQVLGGTAMMAFWYHFAILFEALFILTTIDAGTRVGRFMIQDILGHIYKPFAKTNSTPANIIATTLCVLGWGYFLYQGVVDPLGGINTLWPLFGIANQMLAGIALLLGTTILFKMGKKAYVWVTLIPTVGLLIVTMTAGYQKLFHENPKIGFLSHAKVFKNALDEGKVLAPAKNVAQMKRIIFNDYIDAALCGVFMLVVIAVLISAIRIWIQVLQNKAVPLKEAPYIPKDEGESRNYA from the coding sequence GTGAAGGCTTTCAAGTCGATTTTACTTTGGGGATTAATTGCAGCATTAGGAGCGGTTGGATTTGGTGTGATCGCCCTATCTCAAGGTGAAACTATTAATGCTGTATGGTTATTAGTAGCCGCTGTTTCTGTATATGCTATTGCGTATCGATTTTATAGTAGATTTATTGTGAGAAAAGTATTTGAGCTTGATAATAATCGGAAAACACCCGCAGAGACCTTAAATGATGGAAAAGATTATGTTCCAACAAATAAATGGGTGTTATTCGGTCATCACTTTGCGGCCATCGCGGGAGCAGGTCCGTTAGTCGGACCAATTTTAGCCGCGCAGATGGGCTATTTACCAGGAACACTTTGGATCATTGTTGGCGTTGTAGTAGCCGGGGCTGTCCAAGATTTCGTGATTTTATTTGCTTCGATGAGACGTAATGGAAAATCGTTAGGAGAAATGATTAAAGAAGAGATTGGTCCTGTGACAGGATTTATTGCAATGATTGGTATTCTAGGTATTATGATTATTTTATTAGCAGTATTAGCGTTAGTAGTCGTGAAGGCTCTTGTTGGTAGTCCGTGGGGGATGTTTACCATTGCGGCGACCATTCCAATTGCAATTTTAATGGGTGTTTACATGCGTTATATTCGTCCGGGCCGTGTTGGAGAAGGGTCGGTCATCGGCATTATTTTACTTCTTTTATCTCTTGTCGGAGGGCAGTATGTAGCGGAAAACCCAGCACTGGCAAGTATGTTTACTTTTAAGGGAGAAACAATTGCAATTATGCTGATTGTATATGGCTTCATCGCTTCTGCACTTCCAGTGTGGATGTTGCTTGCTCCTCGTGATTATTTAAGTACATTTTTAAAAGTTGGGACAATTGTTGGATTAGCAGTTGGTATTCTTATTGTAGCACCAGATTTACAAATGCCAGCTGTGTCTAAGTTTATCGATGGAACAGGACCGGTATTTTCCGGGAACCTATTTCCATTCTTATTTATTACAATCGCATGTGGTGCTGTATCTGGATTCCATGCCCTAGTCTCTTCTGGCACGACACCGAAGATGATTGAAAGTGAAGGACACGCACAACCCATCGGTTACGGTGCAATGTTAATGGAGTCCTTTGTTGCGGCGATGGCGATGATTGCAGCATGTGTATTAACACCAGGAACATATTTTGCAATTAACAGTCCGCCGGCTCTTATTGGCACAGATGTAGCACAAGCGGCCCAAGTTATTTCTTCTTGGGGATTTGCAATTACACCGAATGAATTGAAAGAGCTTGCTGTAAATGTGGGAGAACAAACGATATTGTCTCGTACAGGAGGAGCACCAACATTAGCAATTGGAATGGCCTACATTTTTTCACAAGTACTTGGTGGAACAGCAATGATGGCCTTCTGGTACCACTTCGCAATTTTATTTGAAGCGCTGTTCATCTTAACGACGATTGACGCGGGTACACGTGTAGGGCGATTTATGATCCAAGATATTTTAGGACATATTTATAAACCGTTTGCGAAAACAAACTCTACACCGGCAAATATTATTGCAACAACACTGTGTGTGTTAGGTTGGGGGTATTTCTTATACCAAGGGGTAGTTGATCCGCTCGGGGGGATTAATACGTTATGGCCACTCTTTGGAATTGCCAACCAAATGTTAGCTGGTATTGCATTACTACTTGGAACAACTATTTTGTTCAAAATGGGGAAAAAGGCGTATGTTTGGGTGACACTTATTCCAACTGTAGGGTTACTCATTGTGACGATGACAGCTGGCTATCAAAAACTATTCCATGAAAACCCGAAGATTGGCTTTTTATCGCATGCAAAAGTATTTAAGAATGCTTTAGACGAGGGGAAAGTGCTCGCTCCAGCGAAAAACGTAGCACAAATGAAACGAATTATTTTTAATGATTATATCGATGCCGCACTTTGTGGTGTGTTCATGTTAGTTGTAATAGCGGTTCTTATTTCTGCTATCCGTATATGGATTCAAGTATTGCAAAATAAAGCAGTACCATTAAAAGAAGCACCATACATTCCGAAAGATGAAGGTGAGTCGAGAAATTATGCTTAA
- a CDS encoding LytTR family DNA-binding domain-containing protein: protein MKILLITGSSENRHQLMETFTENMRNVECFEAQTGMESLQITKKHTPDFIFLDTQLTDGTGFEFSSLLQQLSLYTKFIFMGTDIEGAITAFRFQAFYYLLRPFQEEDLQFLLDRMEQVKRSEEKNRLRKLPIESHEGITYIFPEDIVYVSKNKENKTVSIYTTNNQYISTYTLQELENKLTAYDFLRVHKSYLINVMYVQELKPYYNGTYNLYLEKSDSQPIPVSRNYVKRLRNKVEL, encoded by the coding sequence ATGAAAATATTACTTATAACGGGATCATCAGAAAATAGACATCAGTTAATGGAAACATTTACAGAAAATATGCGGAATGTAGAATGTTTTGAAGCACAAACAGGAATGGAATCCTTACAAATAACAAAAAAGCATACTCCCGATTTTATTTTTTTAGATACGCAGTTAACGGATGGTACAGGATTTGAATTCTCCAGCTTATTACAACAGTTAAGTTTATATACAAAATTTATCTTTATGGGCACAGACATAGAAGGGGCAATTACAGCTTTTCGATTTCAAGCGTTCTATTACTTGTTACGACCGTTTCAGGAAGAAGATTTACAGTTTTTATTGGATAGGATGGAACAAGTAAAAAGAAGTGAAGAGAAAAATCGGTTGCGTAAACTTCCCATTGAAAGTCATGAAGGTATTACATATATTTTTCCGGAAGATATTGTATATGTAAGTAAAAATAAAGAAAATAAAACAGTTTCGATCTACACAACGAATAATCAATATATTTCAACATATACACTCCAAGAACTGGAAAATAAATTAACAGCATATGATTTTTTACGTGTGCATAAAAGTTATTTAATTAACGTTATGTATGTGCAAGAATTAAAGCCTTATTATAACGGAACATATAATCTTTATTTGGAAAAGTCTGATAGCCAACCAATTCCTGTTAGTCGAAATTATGTAAAAAGACTTCGAAATAAAGTCGAACTGTGA
- a CDS encoding MFS transporter has protein sequence MGNVKEISKRKLLGIAGLGWLFDAMDVGMLSFVIVALQKEWGLSSQEMGWIGSINSIGMAVGALLFGILADKIGRKSVFIMTLLLFSIGSGLTALSTTLTVFIILRFLIGMGLGGELPVASTLVSESVEAHERGKIVVLLESFWAGGWLIAALISYFVIPTYGWQAAMVLSAVPAIYALYLRWNLPDSPQFEKVEKRQSVFTNIKSVWSGEYRRATIMLWILWFCVVFSYYGMFLWLPSVMVLKGFSLIKSFQYVLIMTLAQLPGYFTAAWFIERLGRKFVLVTYLLGTACSAYLFGVAESFMALMVAGMLLSFFNLGAWGALYAYTPEQYPTAIRGTGAGMAAAFGRIGGILGPLLVGYLVASQASLSLIFTIFCVSILIGALAVLVLGQETKQQELV, from the coding sequence GTGGGGAACGTAAAAGAAATTTCAAAGCGTAAGCTTCTTGGTATAGCGGGACTTGGTTGGCTATTTGATGCAATGGATGTTGGTATGCTGTCATTTGTCATTGTCGCATTGCAAAAAGAATGGGGACTGAGTAGCCAGGAGATGGGATGGATCGGAAGTATAAACTCCATTGGTATGGCAGTTGGAGCACTTTTATTTGGAATATTAGCAGATAAGATAGGCCGGAAATCCGTTTTTATTATGACATTATTATTATTTTCTATCGGTAGTGGTTTAACTGCTTTATCAACAACATTGACCGTATTTATCATACTGCGCTTTCTAATTGGTATGGGGCTTGGCGGAGAATTACCGGTTGCTTCTACACTTGTATCTGAAAGTGTTGAGGCACATGAACGTGGGAAAATTGTTGTACTATTAGAAAGTTTTTGGGCTGGGGGCTGGTTAATAGCGGCTCTTATTTCCTATTTTGTAATTCCAACGTATGGTTGGCAAGCAGCGATGGTGTTAAGTGCCGTTCCAGCCATTTATGCACTGTATTTAAGATGGAACCTACCGGATTCCCCGCAATTTGAAAAAGTAGAGAAAAGACAATCTGTTTTTACAAATATAAAGTCGGTTTGGTCTGGAGAATATAGAAGAGCAACGATTATGTTATGGATTTTATGGTTTTGCGTTGTCTTTTCCTACTATGGCATGTTCCTTTGGTTGCCAAGTGTGATGGTGTTAAAAGGATTTAGTTTAATAAAAAGCTTCCAGTATGTATTAATTATGACGTTGGCACAGCTTCCAGGCTATTTTACGGCTGCATGGTTTATCGAGCGTCTTGGCCGTAAATTTGTGCTAGTTACGTATTTACTTGGTACAGCATGTAGTGCTTATTTATTCGGAGTAGCAGAGTCATTTATGGCACTGATGGTAGCAGGGATGCTGTTGTCCTTCTTTAATTTAGGGGCGTGGGGTGCATTATATGCGTATACACCTGAGCAATATCCGACAGCAATTCGTGGTACTGGGGCAGGTATGGCTGCCGCGTTTGGCCGTATTGGTGGTATTCTCGGTCCGTTGTTAGTTGGTTATCTTGTTGCCTCGCAGGCTTCGCTTTCATTGATCTTTACAATCTTTTGCGTCTCTATTTTAATTGGAGCGCTTGCGGTACTGGTACTTGGACAAGAAACGAAGCAACAGGAGTTGGTATAA
- a CDS encoding WecB/TagA/CpsF family glycosyltransferase: MAVQTIDILGVPFSTMTMEETIQYIMQRLETEQAHTFQVVTANPEIVMCAKKDPSFHQTLLEADIITPDGIGVVKASGMLGTPLKERVAGFDLMSDLFATLSKENKHVSIFLLGAKPHVVKGAAEHLTNTYSAVSIVGMQDGYFKQEQEEDIIARIQEAKPDLLLVALGFPRQETFIQNNKHRLQTKVAVGVGGSLDVWAGEVKRAPKWIQAIHLEWFYRLCSNPTRWRRQLVLVEFLKEVMRSKKSNDN; encoded by the coding sequence ATGGCAGTGCAAACAATTGATATTTTAGGTGTCCCTTTCTCTACGATGACAATGGAAGAGACGATTCAATATATCATGCAGCGGCTCGAAACAGAACAAGCCCACACATTTCAAGTCGTAACAGCGAACCCTGAAATTGTAATGTGTGCGAAAAAGGATCCAAGTTTCCATCAAACACTTCTAGAAGCGGATATTATTACGCCGGACGGAATTGGCGTTGTAAAGGCAAGTGGTATGTTAGGAACACCATTAAAAGAACGTGTAGCAGGTTTTGATTTAATGAGTGATCTATTTGCAACGTTATCAAAAGAGAATAAACACGTGTCTATCTTTTTACTTGGAGCAAAACCGCACGTTGTGAAGGGGGCTGCTGAGCATTTAACGAACACATATTCAGCCGTATCAATTGTCGGTATGCAAGATGGATATTTTAAGCAAGAACAAGAAGAGGACATTATTGCTCGCATTCAAGAAGCAAAGCCTGATCTATTACTTGTTGCGCTTGGATTTCCACGACAAGAAACTTTCATCCAAAATAATAAGCATCGCTTACAAACAAAAGTAGCAGTTGGTGTAGGTGGTAGTCTTGACGTTTGGGCAGGAGAAGTAAAGCGTGCACCGAAATGGATTCAAGCGATTCATTTAGAGTGGTTTTACCGTTTATGTAGCAATCCAACGCGTTGGCGTCGTCAGCTTGTGCTAGTTGAGTTTTTAAAAGAAGTCATGCGTTCGAAAAAGTCGAATGATAACTAG
- a CDS encoding glycosyltransferase produces MKVLHMNAGAEEGGGKTHIISLLSQFPKDEVELAVFEEGSIAKEARELGIKVHVFSQSSRYDISILSKIRTFINERSFDIVHTHGARANFYLSLLKRKIGAKWVTTVHSDPTLDFMKRGLKGWIFTKLNLRSFKKVDLFFAITERFKKNTVALGVPEDKICTIYNGIEYDSMPAKPYNKLTEFGIQEGVFTTIQVARLHPVKGHEILFEALQKITISNMKVLLVGDGPSEVELKEAVRQKGLEDKVLFLGYRSDVKELYASANISLLTSYSESFPLVLLEAANQRLTSIATNVGDMEQLIVDNTYGWIIPTGDANALARALEEAYEKWENGELATMGERLYGHASSQFSLQNLYEDTHKAYKKLLSK; encoded by the coding sequence ATGAAAGTGTTGCATATGAATGCTGGAGCTGAAGAGGGCGGCGGAAAAACGCATATTATTTCACTTTTGTCGCAGTTTCCGAAAGACGAAGTTGAACTAGCTGTATTTGAAGAAGGTTCTATTGCTAAAGAAGCAAGAGAGCTTGGAATCAAGGTGCATGTTTTTTCGCAATCATCGCGTTATGATATATCTATTCTTTCAAAAATACGTACATTTATTAATGAAAGAAGTTTTGATATTGTACATACACATGGAGCACGAGCGAATTTTTATCTTTCTCTTTTAAAAAGGAAGATAGGTGCAAAATGGGTAACAACGGTTCATAGTGATCCAACCCTCGACTTTATGAAGCGTGGTTTAAAAGGTTGGATTTTTACAAAGTTAAATTTACGTTCTTTTAAGAAAGTTGATTTATTTTTTGCAATCACGGAACGTTTTAAGAAAAATACGGTAGCACTCGGTGTACCAGAAGATAAAATTTGTACAATTTATAACGGAATTGAGTATGACAGTATGCCAGCAAAACCTTATAACAAATTAACTGAATTTGGCATACAAGAAGGTGTATTTACTACGATTCAAGTAGCGCGTCTTCATCCGGTGAAAGGGCATGAAATCCTCTTTGAAGCATTGCAAAAAATAACAATTTCTAACATGAAAGTGTTATTGGTCGGTGACGGACCAAGTGAAGTGGAACTAAAAGAAGCGGTAAGGCAGAAAGGTTTAGAGGATAAAGTGCTGTTTTTAGGTTATCGTTCAGATGTAAAAGAATTATATGCATCGGCAAATATTAGTTTATTGACATCGTATAGTGAAAGTTTCCCGCTTGTGTTATTAGAAGCTGCAAATCAACGCTTAACATCGATTGCAACAAACGTTGGTGATATGGAACAGTTGATTGTTGATAACACATATGGATGGATTATACCAACTGGTGATGCAAATGCATTAGCACGTGCATTAGAGGAAGCGTATGAAAAATGGGAAAATGGTGAATTAGCAACAATGGGTGAGCGTCTATATGGACATGCATCTTCTCAATTCTCATTACAAAATTTATATGAAGATACTCATAAAGCGTATAAAAAACTTTTATCGAAATAG
- a CDS encoding O-antigen ligase family protein, giving the protein MLRNNSLGNKFEHFLLVFIMLQPILDLLTSFCILVLKIDTTIGIITRLFVMALGGIYILLQAREKENRKYIIYLIVVGIVLAIGFVNNKLVKEPIIIGEEVKFIAKSLYPFIMLTCYIFVFKSLKAKETTYPKMRNYIVYSTLIINIVMVVSIATGTDSNSYGWLKLGSRGWFYAGNELGSILAIICPLVVLYSIEKTTSVAKSYFWIPSILTIFSLFAIGTKVGIGAIFATFVIAIFMCFTQAFLQRKSQQKKPYLLNGILAAAVFAGALVYTPSSPFIKNMGLHFQVLEKQQAEKKAEEKKHSKNSTTEKEVEKEKKEETQAILFSGRELFQQVHKEYYEKAPMSQKLLGMGYAGNFKTDKLTEDNPTEGPKLIERDFHDWFYAFGIIGFSLLLIPFLYFGVKILFVLVTRFKKVFTVKYALLAAALGLALGISYMAGHVLTAPGVSIYFAVILAYLIVDLEIE; this is encoded by the coding sequence ATGTTAAGGAATAATAGTTTAGGTAATAAATTTGAGCATTTTCTGCTGGTTTTTATTATGCTACAGCCAATTTTAGATTTACTTACATCATTTTGTATTTTAGTTTTAAAAATCGATACAACAATTGGAATTATAACGCGTTTATTTGTAATGGCTCTTGGTGGGATCTATATTTTGCTTCAAGCAAGAGAAAAAGAAAACCGTAAATATATTATCTATTTAATTGTAGTCGGGATTGTTTTGGCTATAGGTTTTGTAAATAATAAACTTGTAAAAGAACCTATTATAATAGGGGAAGAAGTTAAGTTTATAGCAAAATCTTTATACCCATTCATTATGCTTACTTGTTACATCTTTGTATTTAAGTCATTAAAAGCAAAAGAAACTACGTATCCAAAAATGCGAAATTATATTGTGTATTCAACATTAATCATAAATATCGTGATGGTTGTTTCGATTGCAACTGGAACAGATTCTAATAGTTATGGTTGGTTGAAACTTGGTTCACGCGGTTGGTTTTATGCGGGAAATGAATTGGGGTCCATTTTAGCGATCATATGCCCGCTAGTCGTTTTATATTCAATTGAAAAAACGACTAGCGTGGCTAAAAGTTATTTTTGGATTCCATCTATTTTAACCATCTTTTCACTTTTTGCAATTGGTACAAAAGTAGGGATTGGAGCTATTTTTGCTACATTTGTTATCGCAATTTTTATGTGCTTTACGCAAGCGTTTTTACAGCGTAAAAGTCAGCAAAAGAAACCATACTTGCTGAACGGCATTCTTGCAGCGGCTGTTTTTGCTGGAGCACTTGTGTATACACCGTCTTCTCCATTTATAAAAAATATGGGATTGCATTTCCAAGTTCTTGAGAAACAGCAAGCAGAAAAAAAGGCGGAAGAAAAGAAGCACAGTAAAAATTCTACTACAGAAAAGGAAGTAGAAAAAGAGAAAAAAGAGGAGACGCAAGCAATCCTTTTCAGCGGACGTGAACTGTTCCAACAAGTGCATAAAGAATACTATGAAAAAGCACCAATGTCTCAAAAGTTATTGGGTATGGGGTATGCTGGGAATTTTAAAACCGATAAGCTTACAGAAGATAACCCTACAGAGGGTCCTAAACTGATTGAAAGAGATTTCCATGATTGGTTCTATGCATTTGGAATTATCGGTTTCAGTCTACTTTTAATCCCGTTTTTATATTTTGGTGTTAAAATTCTGTTCGTGTTAGTAACAAGATTTAAAAAGGTATTTACAGTAAAATACGCATTGCTAGCAGCGGCGTTAGGGTTGGCGCTAGGAATTTCTTATATGGCAGGTCACGTATTAACAGCGCCTGGGGTAAGTATTTATTTTGCTGTAATTTTGGCATATTTAATCGTTGATTTAGAAATTGAATGA
- a CDS encoding trimeric intracellular cation channel family protein, which produces MLLIEIFTFLGIVAAAISGTLVGLKKDLDLFGVLCLAVATALGGGIIRDIMIGNLPPVAFVQPIYFFVSVLAALFTCMFFERINKLQVVIMLSDAVGLGVFTAIGANAAMTHHVNASFLVVSMGVITGIGGGIMRDICAQDIPYVFRKEIYAIASISGAISFLITYEMGAHVLAFYICLLVTFTIRVVTVIYNVHFPVFFKTHAKAHKSH; this is translated from the coding sequence ATGTTGTTAATCGAAATATTTACGTTTCTCGGCATTGTCGCCGCTGCCATTTCTGGTACATTAGTTGGTTTAAAGAAAGATTTGGATTTATTTGGTGTCCTTTGTTTAGCTGTAGCTACTGCACTGGGTGGCGGAATTATTCGTGATATTATGATTGGTAACTTACCTCCCGTAGCGTTTGTACAACCAATTTACTTTTTTGTCAGTGTATTAGCAGCCCTGTTTACTTGTATGTTTTTTGAACGTATTAATAAACTTCAAGTTGTGATTATGCTTTCAGATGCGGTTGGTTTAGGCGTTTTTACCGCTATTGGTGCAAATGCAGCTATGACACATCATGTCAATGCCTCGTTTTTAGTTGTTTCGATGGGTGTTATTACAGGTATTGGTGGAGGGATTATGCGTGACATTTGTGCACAAGATATCCCATATGTATTTCGCAAAGAAATTTATGCAATTGCTTCTATTTCAGGCGCAATTAGCTTCCTAATTACGTATGAAATGGGTGCGCACGTATTAGCCTTTTATATTTGTTTACTAGTAACCTTCACTATACGTGTTGTTACCGTTATATATAATGTGCATTTTCCAGTCTTCTTTAAAACTCATGCAAAAGCACATAAAAGCCATTAA
- a CDS encoding glycosyltransferase family 39 protein: MNHIQTGFSSFFSKTIIGIMLAFFAYSCWNAFEGSKQFFGGSSASLAIILSIFVILLLLVASILQYRFTDKQFLIFLISITVLVRMGTVLFIETPLIGDVKGMYESAKQLALGNSGIEFVGELPFIVYESLLIRIFGDATFVLQLFNILYCAGTAFFIYRIATILFQEECGRIAAIFYALYLPNILFCSHLTGEPLAVFLFYFACYILLHKGLSHSYMWVCAAILFAFSNMIHPVGVFVLILLIVYVLLVELLQSAEKQKILLKMTGTVILFYAVHFGVSYGLQAMDMPQYAFSNEAYVQSVLIGEQRSEQETVQTQSMKDRLNQKLKELETERLASVQLDIGQASQKTILKGEKLIYIAVTLFMAIALLHFLIQKQKSGNYMLLLLLLAGYIGMEFFNKDIVYGNLTIPSLFILQSFGVYTISFYCQKLFFKK; this comes from the coding sequence ATGAATCACATACAAACAGGTTTTTCATCTTTTTTTAGTAAAACAATTATTGGAATTATGCTTGCTTTTTTTGCTTATTCTTGTTGGAACGCCTTTGAAGGAAGCAAGCAATTTTTCGGAGGAAGCTCCGCGAGTTTAGCGATTATATTATCCATTTTCGTTATTCTTCTGTTACTAGTTGCATCCATTTTGCAGTATCGGTTTACAGATAAACAATTTCTTATTTTTCTTATAAGCATAACGGTGCTCGTGAGGATGGGAACGGTTCTTTTTATTGAAACCCCACTTATAGGTGATGTGAAGGGTATGTATGAATCGGCAAAACAACTTGCATTAGGAAATAGCGGTATAGAGTTTGTCGGCGAATTGCCTTTCATTGTATACGAATCATTATTGATTCGTATATTTGGAGATGCAACATTTGTTTTACAGCTATTTAATATTTTATATTGTGCAGGAACAGCGTTTTTCATTTATCGAATTGCAACGATTTTGTTCCAAGAAGAATGTGGCCGAATTGCGGCGATATTTTATGCACTGTATTTGCCGAATATCCTTTTTTGCTCGCATTTAACCGGGGAGCCATTGGCTGTATTTTTATTTTATTTTGCATGTTATATATTGCTACATAAAGGGCTAAGTCATTCTTATATGTGGGTATGTGCAGCAATATTGTTTGCTTTTAGCAATATGATTCACCCAGTGGGAGTATTTGTACTTATTTTATTGATTGTATATGTTCTGTTAGTAGAGCTATTACAAAGTGCAGAAAAACAAAAAATATTGTTAAAAATGACGGGAACTGTTATCTTGTTTTACGCTGTACATTTTGGTGTAAGTTATGGCCTTCAAGCAATGGACATGCCACAGTATGCATTTTCTAATGAGGCATATGTTCAGTCCGTTTTAATCGGAGAGCAACGTAGTGAACAAGAAACCGTTCAGACGCAAAGTATGAAAGATCGTTTAAATCAAAAGTTAAAAGAGTTAGAAACAGAACGATTGGCTTCTGTTCAATTGGATATAGGACAGGCGTCACAAAAGACAATATTAAAAGGCGAAAAACTTATATATATAGCCGTAACCTTATTTATGGCAATCGCACTTTTACATTTTCTTATTCAGAAGCAAAAGAGCGGAAACTACATGTTGTTATTATTACTTCTAGCAGGATACATTGGAATGGAATTTTTTAATAAGGATATTGTATATGGTAATTTAACTATACCAAGCCTTTTTATTTTACAAAGTTTTGGTGTATATACGATATCTTTCTATTGTCAAAAGCTGTTCTTTAAAAAGTAA